Genomic segment of Glutamicibacter sp. JL.03c:
TCGGCGCGTAGCCTGGCATTAGGGGTAATGATGTTTGCGCTCTGAAGCCCAGGTAAGTTGAAGGTCTTGCTTGGCGCTGTGCATGTAATGGAGTTCTGTGCGTAGTCCTCGCCAAGGGTCGCAAAGGGAATATGCTTCTTATCAGGGTTCATGATGAGGTCTTCATGGATCTCATCGGAAATCACGATAATTCCGTGACGTGCACAGATATCACCCATGGTGCGCAGTTCTTCCTCACTCCACACATTGCCAGTTGGATTATGGGGGTTGCTCAGGATGAAAAGTTTGGTATCCGGCGTGATGGCTTGCTCGAAAATTTTCGCGTCGAAACTGTACCCTACTTCGGTGCGAACGAGTGGAGCGAGGGCTAGATGGCGCCCATTGAGTTTCACGTCATCATGGAAATGCGCGTAAACCGGAGGTTGGATCAAGACCGTGTCGCCGGGGGCGCTGAACGCCTGTACTGCCGTTTTCAATGTGGTGATGATCCCTGCCGCTTGCATAATCCACTCCGGCATGACGTTCCAGCCGAAGCGTTTACGTTGCCAGGAAATGACTGCGTTTGTATAGCTTTCGGTAGGGCCTGCCGGATAGCCGAAGACACCATGGTCAATTGCCTGGTGCAAAGCGTCGAGGACTTCTTTCGGTGCCTTGAAATCGGTGTCTGCGACCCACATCGGCAAGGGGTTTGCGGCGGCTTCCTCTGCTGAGAGCATTGCTTTCGCGCTAGCCCACTTCATGGAATTTGTGGGTTCGCGGTCAATTACTTCATCGAAGACGTTGAGTCCTGATTTCGTATGTTCTCGTGGCTCGGTCAGGGAGGTCATTGGTTGTCCTTTCGGTGAACATTCTGTGATGCGTAACACTGTAGGTACTATTTGGAGCAAGGTGTTGTTGTCTTTTGGGTGGCAACGGAGTGTAAATGGCAAGGAATGTGTGAATGGACAGCATTGATCGAAAAATTATTGCCGCACTGCAGCAGGATGGCCGTATGACCCTCACGGAACTGGCGAAACGTGTGCAGCTAAGCCTCTCTCGATGCCAAAGGAGAGTGCGTGATCTGGAAGAGAGTGGAGTGATTCTTGGATACGGTGCTCAAGTCAGCGCTGCTGCCGTGGGCTTCGGATTTGAGGTGCTAGCTTTTGCCACATTGTCGCAGCCTGATGATGTGTTGAATTTTGATGCTGCACTAATCGAGGTGCCCGAGATTATCGAGGCGCAGCGATTGTTTGGAACGCCTGACTATATGTTGCGTATCGTTTCTGAAAGCAGGGAAACGTACCAGAAGCTCTATGACGAAGTTTTGTGCAAATTACCTGGGCTGGCGGGATTGAGTTCGACAATTGTGATGAAGCAGACAGTGGTTCCCCGAGGGCTGCCGCTACATGATCGATCTCTCAGGTCAAGCCGGCATTACAGGGCCTGAGTTTATATTTTTAGGCATGTCTGGGATACATGATGTATCCCAGTTTCGTCTAGACTGTTCAATGCAGGCCTAACTCCGAGCGGCTTGTCCTGAAGGGTAGTGGAAGGCGAAAGATCATGCGTGAACCGAGGCAACTAATACACGGGTCAGAATTGAAAGGCGATGGCGATCATTGGCGTCGGCGCATTCAGAAGCGTACCGTGTGGATTCTTGCGATTACTCAGGTCGTTGGCACAGTGGGGGTTGGCGTCGCCCCCTCTATTGGAATTCTGTTAGCCGAGGAAGTGACTTCTAACGAAGCCTGGGCGGGACTTGCCCGTACTGCGAGCACACTTGGTGCAGCTCTTTTGGGGTTGCCACTGGGAAATCTTGCCGCTCGATTTGGTCGCAGGGTCGCTCTGACCAGTGGATGGTGGATCGCAGCGCTGGGTGGTCTGTTGTTGGTCCCTGCTGCCCAGTATGAGCAGGTTGTCCTCCTTTTTGTGGGGTTGTTGCTCATCGGTTCGGGGTCGGCAATCAGTTTGCAGGCTCGTTTCGCCGCGACAGACTTGGCTGCTGACGCGCATAAGGGCCGTAGCTTGGCGTTGATCGTTTGGGTGGGAACCATTGGTAATGTGTTGGGGCCCAACCTTGGCATTCCTGGTAGGATACTTGGCTCGGTCATTGGTCTTAACGTTTATGCCGGAGCCTTTTTAATTGCTGGAGTATGCATGTTCGCGGCTGGGGCACTGGTCTTTATGTTCCTCCGTCCGGACCCTCTTATGCTGCTTCAGCGCCACGAGTTACAAGCACGCCCGGCGGCAGTCCCTGCTCGATCAAAGGGAAGCTTCAAGCGGATTTTCCAAGAACTCAAGATCAATAAACGGGCGCGATATGCGGTATTCGCGATCCTCAGCGCACAAGTCGTCATGGTCTCAGTCATGACTATGACCCCTGTGCATATTACCCATCACGGCGGCTCGGTGACTCTGGTTGGATTCACTATCTCCCTGCACATTCTTGGCATGTATGCGCTGGCTCCGGTAGTCGGGCACATCACGGACCGGTTCGGCCACCGAATCTCCATTATTTTGGGTTTGGTACTTTTCGCTGGATCCTTGATTTCCGGGGGATTGTGGCCAACCGACATGAATTGGATCATGACTAGTTTGATTATGCTGGGCTTGGGCTGGTCCTTTGTGAATGTTGCTGGTTCGGCGCTTTTTTCAACTGTCGTTTCCGACGAAACCCGGGCGTCGGCCCAGGGCGGGGTAGATGCGTTATCTAACCTTTGTGGGGCCATAGCGGCCTTCGTGGCTGGCCCGTTGCTCATGTTTACTTCTTTCTCAACACTGACGGTAATTGCGGCGATTGTCCTATTGCCACTGACGGCGCAGACCGTTTTTCGTCCTCACTCAGCTTGAAGGAGTTGAGCGTGGTGCAACGCGCTCAGCTGGGAAGTGGCCCGTGCATGCATGAGAGTATCCGAAGTCGGTGAAGTTCATGATTCCTGCGGCCGTGGCAATTCCGGCTCAGACTTGCAGTCGACGGATTCGCCGCATCGTCGCGGGCGCAAGTCAGCTTGATTCGCATGGAGGGCATCGCCTCCATCAGCCATGGGCAGCGGCATTCGTGAAAACGGCGTCGCCTCGAACATTCTGTTGGGTTGTACGCACCGCTCAAGCGCAAGGCAGTGAGACTGAAAGCCGCATATATCCAATTCTTCCAGGAGCTGCCCCCCTGTTCCTGGGTCGCATAGAGGCCCTTGAGGCCAAGAACGGGTTCCGCCACCAGCTTCGACCGCCCTTTCGGCTTGATAAAGAGGAATTCCGGGTTGAATGTGATCGACTTCGGATTTCTTGAGTCGAATCCTTAGCCTTGCCTCTATGTTTGCGAACCTCGTGGGAACTGCGTTGACGCACCTGCCTGACTATTAAATTCACTCGTTGGCTCATATGGAAATGATCAGCGATGAACTTTGCCTTCGGCAGATGTGGCCGCGCCGTCTGA
This window contains:
- a CDS encoding transposase, which produces MRRRVQCVAIEVSTEFHQTARPHLPKAKFIADHFHMSQRVNLIVRQVRQRSSHEVRKHRGKAKDSTQEIRSRSHSTRNSSLSSRKGGRSWWRNPFLASRASMRPRNRGAAPGRIGYMRLSVSLPCA
- a CDS encoding Lrp/AsnC family transcriptional regulator gives rise to the protein MDSIDRKIIAALQQDGRMTLTELAKRVQLSLSRCQRRVRDLEESGVILGYGAQVSAAAVGFGFEVLAFATLSQPDDVLNFDAALIEVPEIIEAQRLFGTPDYMLRIVSESRETYQKLYDEVLCKLPGLAGLSSTIVMKQTVVPRGLPLHDRSLRSSRHYRA
- a CDS encoding MalY/PatB family protein, with the protein product MTSLTEPREHTKSGLNVFDEVIDREPTNSMKWASAKAMLSAEEAAANPLPMWVADTDFKAPKEVLDALHQAIDHGVFGYPAGPTESYTNAVISWQRKRFGWNVMPEWIMQAAGIITTLKTAVQAFSAPGDTVLIQPPVYAHFHDDVKLNGRHLALAPLVRTEVGYSFDAKIFEQAITPDTKLFILSNPHNPTGNVWSEEELRTMGDICARHGIIVISDEIHEDLIMNPDKKHIPFATLGEDYAQNSITCTAPSKTFNLPGLQSANIITPNARLRAELQRQYDRNMFPLVNTLGMVAAEAAYTHGEPWLEQMLDYVRGNHEYFAQAINSSIPELKVLPADSLYLAWMDCRGLGLSADELKKFMLIEARVWLDQGQKFGLQGHGYMRVNLGCPRSIVEDAVNRIITAVNRLKERP
- a CDS encoding MFS transporter; this translates as MREPRQLIHGSELKGDGDHWRRRIQKRTVWILAITQVVGTVGVGVAPSIGILLAEEVTSNEAWAGLARTASTLGAALLGLPLGNLAARFGRRVALTSGWWIAALGGLLLVPAAQYEQVVLLFVGLLLIGSGSAISLQARFAATDLAADAHKGRSLALIVWVGTIGNVLGPNLGIPGRILGSVIGLNVYAGAFLIAGVCMFAAGALVFMFLRPDPLMLLQRHELQARPAAVPARSKGSFKRIFQELKINKRARYAVFAILSAQVVMVSVMTMTPVHITHHGGSVTLVGFTISLHILGMYALAPVVGHITDRFGHRISIILGLVLFAGSLISGGLWPTDMNWIMTSLIMLGLGWSFVNVAGSALFSTVVSDETRASAQGGVDALSNLCGAIAAFVAGPLLMFTSFSTLTVIAAIVLLPLTAQTVFRPHSA